One Osmerus eperlanus chromosome 16, fOsmEpe2.1, whole genome shotgun sequence DNA segment encodes these proteins:
- the LOC134037081 gene encoding epidermal growth factor receptor substrate 15-like 1 isoform X4 — translation MAALMTLSQLSSGNSAYENYYRQVDPGNTGKIRAADAAQFLKKSGLSDSTLGKIWDLADPERKGFLDKRGFFIALRLVASAQGGNDISLNNLNQTLAAPKFRDANSPLLSTPLSTPLSTSLSTSLSISPSADSQWAVRPEEKGKFNGIFDSLSPVNGLLSGDKVKPVLINSKLPLDVLGRIWDLSDVDKDGQLDRDEFSVAMHLVYRAMENEPTPTALPASLIPPSKRKKSAGALPGAVAVLPVLTGLMSSLPLKETLRSTPSLGSMAPIHTSLSPKHSFKAASQPTVNWVVPVADRGRYDDIFLKTDSDMDGLVTGTEVIEIFMQSSLPQTTLAQIWGLADTQQVGKLSREQFSLAMYLIQQKVTKGLDPPQTITPDMIPPSERSAASAAGPVTLPLCLSLSLGPVSQSFAGFMTAMGADVAAYANIRRDSSSSTGSGDLTGVKELDELSQEIAQLQREKYSLEQEIRDKEDAIRQKNNEVQEMQDDLDRESSSLQDLESQKQDAQERLEEMDQQRSKLEGMLNDVQQKCQDESHMISSLQTQIQSQETDLQSQEAELSRTRSDLSRLQQEEGQLEQSLLAGRVQLDSIVKSLKATQDEINQARSKLSQIQDSQQEVSKSIEQYNSAINGTNGGSMTNLADMSEGFTEKENGGFGTMEDPFKSKVAMFNNKPREPQPDPFQTEDPFKSDPFRDPFGGDPFKETDPFKGSSSEDFFKKADPFASSDPFKKKPIPPAKPGAFGSSDHFPSNSPSPKPKDSDGFGSGDVFGGGPYGAKGGFADFSQMSKKPDNPMLPPKKNVPNRPAPPYGSEKVEFGNESDQLEWAKRESEREEQERLRRLRLQEQQDLDLAIALSKADMPSV, via the exons ATGGCGGCGCTCATGACTCTCAGCCAG TTATCGAGTGGAAACTCCGCTTACGAGAACTATTACAGACAG GTTGACCCAGGAAACACTGGAAAAATCAGAGCAGCTGATGCTGCTCAGTTCCTGAAAAAGTCTGGCCTGTCAGATAGCACCTTGGGCAAG ATTTGGGATTTGGCCGACCCAGAGAGAAAGGGCTTCTTGGATAAGCGG GGGTTTTTCATTGCTCTGAGGTTGGTGGCGTCTGCCCAAGGAGGAAATGACATCAGTCTTAATAATCTCAACCAGACACTGGCTGCACCTAAATTT AGAGATGCAAACAGTCCACTGCTGAGCACGCCGCTGAGCACGCCGCTGAGCACGTCGCTGAGCACGTCGCTGAGCATATCTCCTTCTGCTGACTCTCAGTGGGCTGTCAGG CCTGAGGAAAAAGGGAAGTTCAATGGCATATTTGACAGCCTTTCACCAGTCAATGGTCTGCTCTCGGGTGATAAAGTCAAGCCGGTTTTGATCAACTCCAAACTACCTCTGGATGTTTTAGGAAGG ATTTGGGACCTTAGTGATGTAGACAAAGATGGCCAGTTGGACAGAGATGAGTTTTCAGTG GCCATGCATCTGGTGTACCGTGCCATGGAGAATGAGCCCACCCCCACCGCTCTACccgcctctctcatccctccatctaagAGGAAGAAGTCCGCCGGGGCACTGCCTGGTGCCGTGGCTGTGCTGCCCGTTCTGACTGGCCTGATGAGCTCCCTGCCCCTCAAAGAGACCCTGCGCTCCACGCCGTCCTTGGGCAGCATGGCCCCCATCCACACAAGCCTCTCCCCCAAACACTCGTTCAAAGCTGCCTCACAG CCCACAGTGAACTGGGTCGTCCCAGTGGCAGACAGAGGGCGATATGACGACATCTTCCTGAAAACGGACAGCGACATGGACGGCCTGGTCACGGGCACAGAGGTCATCGAGATCTTCATGCAATCCAGCCTGCCTCAGACGACACTGGCTCAGATATG GGGCCTGGCTGACACCCAGCAGGTCGGCAAGCTGTCCAGGGAGCAGTTCTCCCTGGCCATGTACCTGATCCAGCAGAAAGTGACCAAGGGCCTGGACCCCCCCCAGACCATCACCCCAGACATGATCCCCCCCTCGGAGAGGAGTGCCGCGTCCGCAGCCGGGCCCGTGA ctctgcctctctgcctgtctctctctctcggtcccgTTTCTCAGAGCTTTGCTGGGTTCATGACTGCTATGGGAGCTGACGTCGCTGCCTATGCTAACATACGCAGA gacagctccagctCCACTGGCTCAGGGGACCTGACGGGCGTGAAAGAGCTGGACGAACTCAGCCAGGAAATAGCTCAGCTGCAGAG GGAGAAGTACTCTCTGGAGCAAGAGATCCGAGACAAAGAGGACGCCATCCGACAGAAGAACAACGAAGTTCAG GAGATGCAGGATGACTTGGACAGGGAGAGCAGCAGTCTGCAGGACCTGGAGTCCCAGAAGCAGGATgcccaggagaggctggaggagatggaCCAGCAGAGGTCCAAGCTGGAGGGCATGCTCAACGACGTCCAACAGAAGTGCCAGGACGAGTCTCACATG ATCTCGTCGCTCCAGACTCAGATCCAGTCCCAGGAGACGGACCTGCAGAGCCAGGAGGCGGAGCTGAGCAGGACCCGGTCGGACCTGAGCCggctgcagcaggaggagggccaGCTGGAGCAGAGCCTGCTAGCCGGCCGTGTCCAGCTGGACAGCATTGTCAAGTCCCTCAAAGCCACCCAGGACGAGATCAATCAG GCTCGCAGCAAGTTGTCTCAGATCCAGGACAGTCAGCAGGAGGTGAGCAAGAGCATTGAGCAGTACAACAGCGCTATTAACGGCACCAACGGAGGCAGCATGACCAACCTGGCCGACATGAGCGAGGGATTCACCGAGAAGGAGAACGGAGGCTTCGGAACCATG GAGGACCCCTTTAAGTCCAAGGTAGCCATGTTCAACAACAAACCTCGGGAGCCTCAGCCTGACCCTTTCCAAACTGAAGACCCCTTCAAGTCGGATCCCTTCAGAG ATCCATTTGGGGGTGATCCCTTCAAAGAGACTGACCCCTTTAAAGGGAGTTCCTCAGAAGACTTCTTCAAAAAGGCTGATCCGTTTGCATCATCGGACCCCTTCAAAAAAAAGCCCATTCCCCCTGCCAAG CCTGGCGCATTTGGTAGTAGTGACCACTTCCCTTCCAACAGTCCAAGCCCAAAACCAAAGGACTCAG ACGGCTTTGGGTCGGGGGACGTGTTTGGTGGCGGCCCTTACGGAGCCAAGGGGGGTTTCGCTGACTTCAGTCAAATGTCAAAG AAGCCAGACAATCCTATGCTGCCACCAAAGAAGAACGTACCTAACAGGCCAGCCCCTCCTTATG GATCTGAAAAAGTCGAG TTTGGAAATGAGAGCGACCAGCTAGAGTGGGCCAAGCGGGAGAGTGagcgggaggagcaggagaggctgaggagactCCGCCTCCAGGAACAGCAAGACCTCGACCTGGCCATCGCCCTCAGCAAGGCAGACATGCCCAGTGTCTGA